One part of the Vitis riparia cultivar Riparia Gloire de Montpellier isolate 1030 chromosome 6, EGFV_Vit.rip_1.0, whole genome shotgun sequence genome encodes these proteins:
- the LOC117915588 gene encoding uncharacterized protein LOC117915588: MEMPEAEPPPEIRENRHPLPPEIQESDIEEIYNAIEYILDQDQEVLAQMFTCTNCHTDLASLNDFIEDIDPLDDSPVRSLLFNNVMNVNFGGVQHRVSTHLHQTEVDVSHIHCNSCQSFVGWKIVRTYGTLPPVRTYRSIPSYKLFYLHTLASFNLRDMMNIRYRFTGMESTQ, from the exons ATGGAAATGCCCGAGGCTGAACCTCCACCAGAAATTCGCGAAAACCGACACCCTCTCCCACCAGAAATTCAAGAAAGCGATATTGAAGAGATTTACAATGCTATTGAATATATTCTTGATCAAGATCAAGAAGTTCTTGCTCAGATGTTCACTTGTACGAATTGCCATACTGACTTAGCCAGCCTGAATGATTTCATTGAG GATATTGACCCATTAGACGATTCCCCCGTGCGCAGCTTACTCTTCAATAACGT TATGAATGTGAACTTTGGAGGAGTACAACACCGAGTTTCTACGCATCTACATCAAACTGAAGTGGACGTGAGCCATATCCACTGTAATTCATGCCAAAGTTTTGTTGGGTGGAAAATAGTAAGGACTTATGGAACATTGCCACCAGTAAGGACTTATCGATCAATCCCATCTTACAAATTATTCTATCTTCATACATTAGCAAGCTTTAATCTTAGGGATATGATGAATATCAGATACAGGTTCACGGGTATGGAGTCCACCCAGTAA